In Ruania zhangjianzhongii, the following proteins share a genomic window:
- a CDS encoding FAD binding domain-containing protein has protein sequence MTAGPPRLHRPGQVADVAALLRTGRAINGGTDLLVERRAGRTDPVLVDLTGLVDALPAVASTATTVTVSALHPLSAIAEGLTGELPALSAAIVEFASTTIRNRATLGGNLATGSPAADTVPALLAADATLAIEGPNGPRTMDLADFLLGPRKVALDPGEWLLDLTMARNAVTGGFRKIGGRRAQSIAMLSLAWQWQSGADGRLHQVRLAMGAVAPTVVRLTAAEAVLEGRIPDEHRIADALDAVAGDISPIDDLRASARYRYRCARGLLREVLELAREPDSREKDQ, from the coding sequence GTGACCGCCGGCCCGCCGCGGCTGCACCGGCCCGGGCAGGTGGCTGACGTCGCCGCTCTGCTGCGCACCGGGCGCGCGATCAACGGGGGCACCGACCTGCTCGTCGAACGCCGCGCCGGCCGCACTGATCCGGTCCTGGTGGATCTGACCGGTCTCGTCGATGCGCTGCCGGCGGTGGCCAGCACCGCCACCACGGTCACCGTCTCCGCCCTGCACCCGCTCTCCGCCATCGCCGAAGGTCTCACCGGCGAGCTGCCGGCACTGTCCGCGGCGATCGTCGAGTTCGCCTCCACCACGATCCGCAACCGCGCTACCCTCGGCGGCAACCTGGCTACCGGCTCCCCGGCCGCAGACACCGTGCCCGCACTGCTGGCCGCCGACGCCACGCTGGCGATCGAAGGCCCGAACGGCCCCCGGACGATGGACCTGGCGGACTTCCTCCTCGGGCCGCGGAAGGTCGCCCTGGACCCCGGCGAGTGGCTGCTGGACCTGACCATGGCGAGGAACGCCGTCACCGGCGGTTTCCGGAAGATCGGCGGCCGGCGCGCGCAGAGCATCGCGATGCTCAGCCTCGCCTGGCAGTGGCAGAGCGGCGCTGACGGCCGGCTGCACCAGGTCCGGCTCGCGATGGGTGCCGTGGCGCCCACTGTGGTGCGGCTGACTGCTGCCGAGGCTGTGCTCGAGGGACGCATCCCGGACGAGCACCGGATCGCTGACGCCCTGGACGCGGTGGCCGGCGACATCAGCCCGATCGACGACCTGCGCGCGAGTGCTCGCTATCGCTACCGATGCGCCCGCGGACTCCTCCGGGAGGTCCTCGAACTCGCCCGAGAGCCCGACAGCAGAGAGAAGGATCAATGA